The DNA window CAGGATCCAGGCGGAGTTCGCCCCGAAGCGGCCCGACGGGATGTGTGCCAGCGGTCCGTCGATCAGGTCGGCGAACACGGTCTCGATGATCGCGTGTTGGCGGTGGGTGATGTCGGCCTGATCGGCGGGCAGGTCGGTGTTGGTGAAGAACGGGTGATATCGCCAGACCGGAAACAGTGCGTCGGGAAACCGGGCGTCTTTGACTCGACGCACGATGAGGCGCGCGGTGATTCGATCGGGGGTGGATGCAAAAGCGGTGTAGGGGATTTCGGCGACTTCGGCATCAGAGATCCAGGCCCCGGTATCGGGATCTTGGACTGCGCCGGGATAAGACACCGGGGTCCAGGCGCTCTCGTCGATGGCGGCCAGCGCGCGTTCCACGGCGGGGTTTCGGATCATCACCAGCGAGAACCGGGCGCCCGCGCGCAGGCAGCTCCGCACCACCGCCCGGTTGCCGTAGGCCGAGTCGCCGCGCACCAGGATCTGCCCGCTGGCTCCGGCGGCGCGGGCGGTTCTGATGGCTTGGGCGACCATGCGCCCGGCACCCTTGGCCGAGGCGGTCTTGCCCGCGCGTAGCCGCATCCCGGCGATCACCGGTGCCGACCCCGCGGTGCTGATGGTGGTGGCCAGCGGTGAGAGTCCCTTGCGCAGGATCTGCTTGCCGGCGATCTTGGTGTGTCCGTAGGAGGCGCCCTGTTTGGCGCGCCCGTAGACCGGACGTAGCAGCGAGTCGATGTCGATGAACACCGACCCCTTGGCGGCATCAGGGAGCAGGTCGACCCTCCCACACAGCGCCACCAGATGGTCACGTAGTACCGATTCGAGTTGGCGGGCGTGACCGAAGGTGAACTCTCGCAACAACGTTCCGACCGTCGACGGTGCGTACACGCCGTCGAAGAGCGTCGTCATGCCGCCGCTGCGGACCAGGTCGATGTCGTCGATGCAGTCCGCGCCCGCGCACATGCCCGCGATCAGCGTGGCCAGTTTCGGAGACGGGTTGGCCGCCCCGGACTTGATCCGCGGCGCGACGATCTGGACCTTCTCCGAGAGAAGCCCAGTCAGCCCGGTCTGCTGGGCCAACGTCATCACCGGTACCAGCCCGGCGCACGACACGAGATGATCGTCATCGAACACCGCTGACTGCGAAGCGAAGCTGTGCGAAACTTGCACTGGAAGTGCCTTTCCGAACTGACCCGATTGTTTGTGTGAGAACTACAATCATCCCAGTTCAGAGGGCACTTTCCTCATTCCGACACCCAGAAAACACCAGGTCAGTCGGTGGATCGAGGCTAAGGGCCCGTCCGCAACTGGCGGTGACGTTCCGCGATGGATGGCAATGGGCCACCGTGGAAGGCAGAGCCGAGTTGGTCGGGCCCGATGATTCTCAGCCGTGGCTCGCCGGCGAAGATCGAGCCGAACAGCTTCGGATGCTGTTGCGGGAGGTGTTCACCGCTGCCGGTGGAACACATAGCGATTGGGCGGAATACGACCGGGTGATGGCCGAGCAGCGCCGCACCGTGGTGCTTATCGCACCCACCCGGGTGTACAGCAACGGTTAGCACATACGCTGCTGGCGTGATTCTCGAGATTGCCGACGATCAGCGGGTACGGACGCTGACGCTGAATCGGCCCGATGTCCTCAACGCGTTCAACGAAGAGCTGTATCACGCCACGGCGACCGCGCTGAATGAAGCGGCGGCCGATCCTGAAGTTGCCGTGGTCCTGATCACCGGCGCGGGGCGGGCGTTCAGCGCGGGCAACGACCTCAACGAAATGCAGAGGCGCATTACCGATCCCACCTTCAACGAGCAGGGCAGCCACTTCTCGACGATGATCGACGCGCTCGCCGACTTTCCCAAACCGCTGATCTGTGCGGTGAACGGAGTCGGAGTGGGCATCGGCGCGACCATCCTCGGTTACGCGGACCTGGTGTTCATGTCCTCGACCGCACGGCTGAAAACTCCGTTCACCAGCCTTGGCGTCGCGCCCGAAGCGGCGTCGTCGTATCTGCTGCCGCGCTTGATGGGCCGGCAGAACGCCGCTTGGCTGCTGATGTCCTCGGAGTGGGTCGATGCCGCCGAGGCACACCGCATGGGGCTGGCGTGGAAGGTGTGTGAGCCCGAGGACCTGATGTCCGAGGCGCGCCGGCACGCCGAAATTCTTGCCCCCCGGCCGATTTCGAGCCTGATGGCGGTCAAGCAGACCATCACCGCACCGACCCGCGA is part of the Mycolicibacterium tusciae JS617 genome and encodes:
- a CDS encoding IS1380 family transposase, which codes for MQVSHSFASQSAVFDDDHLVSCAGLVPVMTLAQQTGLTGLLSEKVQIVAPRIKSGAANPSPKLATLIAGMCAGADCIDDIDLVRSGGMTTLFDGVYAPSTVGTLLREFTFGHARQLESVLRDHLVALCGRVDLLPDAAKGSVFIDIDSLLRPVYGRAKQGASYGHTKIAGKQILRKGLSPLATTISTAGSAPVIAGMRLRAGKTASAKGAGRMVAQAIRTARAAGASGQILVRGDSAYGNRAVVRSCLRAGARFSLVMIRNPAVERALAAIDESAWTPVSYPGAVQDPDTGAWISDAEVAEIPYTAFASTPDRITARLIVRRVKDARFPDALFPVWRYHPFFTNTDLPADQADITHRQHAIIETVFADLIDGPLAHIPSGRFGANSAWILCAAIAHNLLRAAGVLAGENHGRARGSTLRRKIVNIPARLARPQRRPILHLPTHWPWSRAWLMLWHNIIGPSPPNAATV
- a CDS encoding enoyl-CoA hydratase/isomerase family protein gives rise to the protein MILEIADDQRVRTLTLNRPDVLNAFNEELYHATATALNEAAADPEVAVVLITGAGRAFSAGNDLNEMQRRITDPTFNEQGSHFSTMIDALADFPKPLICAVNGVGVGIGATILGYADLVFMSSTARLKTPFTSLGVAPEAASSYLLPRLMGRQNAAWLLMSSEWVDAAEAHRMGLAWKVCEPEDLMSEARRHAEILAPRPISSLMAVKQTITAPTREGINAATAREIEHFAVLMGAAANAEALADFTGKRGRAE